A region from the Deltaproteobacteria bacterium genome encodes:
- a CDS encoding response regulator, which translates to MAKKILVVDDELDMRTYVTTLLETSGFHPIAAKDGVQGLELARKNKPALIILDVMMPMESGINMYRELKKDPSLKDTPVIMLSGLSKKTFYHSQKVLDEYKGEQIPEPQAYIEKPPEPDELLMAVNKCFEKSA; encoded by the coding sequence ATGGCGAAAAAAATTCTGGTCGTGGACGACGAGCTGGATATGAGGACGTATGTGACCACGTTGCTGGAAACAAGCGGTTTTCACCCCATCGCGGCCAAGGACGGCGTACAAGGATTGGAACTGGCCCGCAAGAACAAGCCGGCCCTCATCATTCTGGATGTGATGATGCCCATGGAAAGCGGGATCAACATGTACCGGGAATTGAAAAAGGATCCGTCCCTGAAAGACACTCCGGTCATTATGCTTTCAGGTCTGTCCAAGAAAACCTTCTACCATTCTCAGAAGGTCCTGGACGAGTACAAGGGAGAACAGATCCCCGAACCTCAGGCCTACATTGAAAAACCGCCGGAGCCGGACGAGCTTCTGATGGCCGTTAACAAGTGTTTTGAAAAGAGCGCCTAA
- a CDS encoding sigma 54-interacting transcriptional regulator, translating to MRTSLKSGAAPKEPQIDQFIRYEQLWSLLVDLRVGVFTVDAHRKITSFNKAAELMTGYKEEEVIGRFCHEVFLNELCYGECKYHEAVLAEQKTLSFDVEIVDSRNERQMVTKIVTPLYDANQNTMGCMEIFQDRSTFEELINRIRYDQQQLKIILNNLDIGILTVTRGNLISFFNTMAESISGFNRKEVLGKPLSTVLGNEAGRSVSLMQQCIETGKSHSNNKGWITSRTGDPIPIRANYMALRNDHGKIVGGLATVQDLSLIDHLSRAISKRYTFADMVGKDPSMQKIFQIIPVIAASEATVLIEGPTGTGKDLLAQVIHNQSNRKNKPMVKVNCAALPDNLLESEMFGYAKGAFTGADKDKPGRFQEADGGTIFLDEIGDLPLSLQAKLLRVLEDKEFYPLGSRKTTKVNVRIIAATNQGLERLVKEKRFREDLFYRLNVIRMEMPPLKQRKGDLPLLIDHIVKSLGARRKTGPIRIAEDAMEILLNHDYPGNIRELENILVHALILCEEGVIERRHLPLSLQKGVSEPAPSDASSKDAAATPHLSERELLVQILVRHHWNRGETARELGIDRTTLWRKMKKYHVLPS from the coding sequence ATGAGAACTAGTCTTAAAAGCGGCGCGGCTCCGAAGGAGCCGCAAATCGACCAATTCATTCGTTACGAGCAATTGTGGTCTTTGCTGGTGGATCTGCGGGTAGGCGTATTCACGGTGGACGCCCATCGCAAGATCACTTCCTTCAACAAAGCCGCGGAACTAATGACCGGGTATAAGGAAGAAGAAGTCATTGGCAGGTTCTGTCACGAGGTTTTTCTGAACGAGCTTTGCTACGGCGAGTGCAAGTATCATGAAGCGGTGCTGGCCGAGCAGAAAACCCTGAGTTTCGACGTGGAGATCGTAGACTCCCGCAATGAACGACAAATGGTCACCAAGATCGTTACGCCGCTCTACGATGCGAATCAGAATACCATGGGCTGCATGGAGATTTTCCAGGATCGCTCCACGTTCGAAGAATTGATCAACCGCATACGCTACGATCAGCAACAACTTAAAATCATCCTTAACAATCTCGATATCGGGATACTCACGGTCACCCGGGGCAATCTCATTTCATTCTTCAACACCATGGCGGAATCCATCTCCGGCTTCAACCGAAAAGAGGTGCTCGGAAAGCCGCTCTCTACCGTGCTCGGCAACGAGGCGGGCCGAAGTGTCTCATTAATGCAGCAATGCATCGAAACCGGCAAATCCCATTCCAATAACAAGGGCTGGATAACGAGCAGAACCGGTGACCCTATCCCGATCCGGGCCAACTACATGGCCCTCAGAAACGACCATGGGAAGATCGTCGGGGGACTGGCCACCGTTCAGGACCTTTCCTTGATCGACCACCTCAGCCGGGCCATTTCAAAGCGTTACACGTTTGCCGATATGGTGGGCAAAGATCCTTCCATGCAAAAAATCTTCCAAATCATCCCGGTAATCGCCGCCAGTGAAGCTACGGTGCTGATCGAGGGCCCTACCGGTACCGGCAAAGATCTTCTCGCCCAAGTTATTCATAACCAGAGTAATCGTAAGAACAAGCCGATGGTTAAGGTAAACTGCGCGGCGCTTCCCGACAATCTCCTCGAATCGGAAATGTTCGGATATGCGAAAGGAGCTTTCACGGGAGCGGACAAGGACAAGCCCGGAAGATTCCAGGAGGCGGACGGCGGCACCATATTCCTGGACGAGATCGGAGATCTTCCGCTGTCCCTTCAAGCTAAGTTGCTCCGCGTTTTAGAGGACAAGGAGTTCTATCCTCTGGGAAGCCGGAAGACGACCAAGGTCAACGTTCGAATCATAGCCGCCACAAACCAGGGGCTGGAAAGATTGGTTAAGGAAAAGCGATTCCGCGAGGACCTGTTCTACAGGCTCAATGTGATCAGGATGGAAATGCCCCCTCTGAAACAACGTAAGGGAGACCTCCCTCTGCTGATCGACCATATTGTCAAGAGCCTGGGAGCCAGGAGAAAAACCGGCCCGATCCGCATTGCGGAAGATGCGATGGAGATCCTTCTGAATCATGATTACCCCGGGAATATACGAGAGCTGGAAAATATTCTGGTGCATGCCCTAATCCTATGCGAGGAAGGCGTGATCGAACGCAGGCACTTGCCCCTGTCGCTTCAGAAAGGCGTTTCCGAGCCCGCGCCCTCCGATGCGTCGTCTAAAGACGCCGCCGCTACGCCCCACTTGAGTGAACGGGAACTCCTTGT
- a CDS encoding (Fe-S)-binding protein — protein sequence MIHSVELFHDYIKEGRIKLREKIKEPTTVQDPCNVVRSGGLAAKNQALADMISEDFRPMRNQGNYNFCCGGGGGAMPMGGEMRKHRLKCGKVKADQIKETGAKVVFVPCHNCIDQIRDLSKEYDLGIKAIHYKEAISELMEIPEHMIPKEEGEAGEE from the coding sequence GTGATTCATTCGGTCGAGCTTTTTCACGACTATATCAAGGAAGGCAGGATTAAGCTCAGGGAGAAAATCAAAGAGCCTACCACGGTCCAAGACCCTTGCAACGTGGTGCGCAGCGGCGGCCTGGCGGCAAAGAACCAGGCTCTGGCCGACATGATCTCCGAAGACTTCCGCCCCATGAGAAATCAGGGAAACTACAATTTCTGCTGCGGAGGCGGCGGCGGCGCCATGCCCATGGGCGGCGAAATGCGCAAGCACCGTCTGAAATGCGGAAAAGTCAAAGCCGATCAGATCAAGGAGACGGGCGCCAAGGTTGTATTCGTTCCCTGCCACAACTGTATCGATCAGATCAGGGACCTTTCAAAAGAATATGATCTGGGCATCAAAGCGATTCACTACAAGGAAGCGATTTCGGAACTCATGGAGATCCCGGAGCACATGATTCCGAAAGAAGAAGGGGAAGCAGGGGAGGAATAG
- a CDS encoding universal stress protein, which produces MIEYKNILFCTDFSEDANIAFLHALDLAKKHGARLHILHIPHSSYSYMRHVVDEHIPEGSPGDESFFNEEVKKKAIEALKKEYDARLSGFSNYTMVVKVGSPDIEIVRYAKKNDIDVIVMGALGKSEQDRIEHGSTVANVSKYAHCHVIAIRNPAKRFTLPGQMY; this is translated from the coding sequence ATGATAGAATACAAGAACATCCTTTTTTGCACTGATTTTTCGGAGGACGCCAACATCGCGTTTCTCCATGCGCTGGATCTGGCAAAGAAACATGGGGCACGGTTGCATATCCTGCACATTCCGCATTCTTCCTACTCCTATATGCGGCACGTGGTCGACGAGCATATACCGGAAGGCTCGCCCGGCGACGAGTCTTTTTTCAACGAAGAGGTCAAAAAGAAGGCCATAGAAGCGTTGAAGAAAGAGTATGACGCCCGTTTGAGCGGGTTCAGCAATTACACAATGGTGGTCAAAGTGGGTTCCCCGGACATCGAGATCGTCCGCTACGCCAAAAAGAACGATATCGACGTGATCGTGATGGGAGCCCTCGGAAAATCGGAACAGGACCGGATTGAACATGGCAGCACGGTCGCCAATGTGTCCAAGTACGCGCATTGCCACGTGATTGCCATAAGGAATCCGGCCAAACGGTTTACTTTACCCGGGCAGATGTACTAA
- a CDS encoding (Fe-S)-binding protein, translating into MNEINAQKVNDFLKTRIGARFKTWLKICTHCGMCADTCHFYRANDKDPKMIPSYKVRFLLDILKKKGKVDKEYLDKVYSTVYHECNMCRRCTHYCPFGIDIALLISLLRAMLFDQNIAPEGLRKAIENYRQFGNQMAVTDEDWVDTIQWCEEETAEELVGLTIPIDKVGAKMLYTVNAREPMFYPQDMMEAAKIFYVAGEDYTYSSKPGWDDTNLAMFCGDVKTARTIVENTFKRADELEVQQVGVTE; encoded by the coding sequence ATGAACGAAATCAATGCTCAGAAGGTCAATGACTTTTTGAAAACCCGGATTGGGGCGCGTTTCAAGACCTGGTTGAAGATTTGTACTCATTGCGGGATGTGCGCCGACACCTGTCATTTCTATCGCGCCAACGACAAAGATCCTAAGATGATTCCTTCTTACAAGGTACGATTCTTATTAGATATTTTGAAGAAAAAAGGCAAAGTAGATAAAGAGTACCTGGATAAAGTGTATTCCACAGTATACCACGAGTGCAACATGTGTCGACGATGCACTCACTACTGTCCTTTCGGCATCGACATTGCATTGCTGATTTCACTCCTCAGGGCGATGCTGTTCGACCAGAACATCGCTCCGGAAGGATTGCGCAAAGCCATCGAGAATTACCGGCAGTTCGGGAACCAGATGGCCGTTACCGATGAAGATTGGGTAGATACCATCCAGTGGTGCGAGGAGGAAACGGCGGAGGAGCTCGTGGGCCTCACAATCCCCATCGATAAAGTGGGCGCCAAAATGCTGTATACCGTCAACGCACGGGAGCCGATGTTCTATCCTCAGGATATGATGGAGGCTGCGAAGATCTTCTATGTGGCGGGAGAAGACTACACCTATTCCAGCAAACCCGGCTGGGACGATACGAACCTCGCCATGTTTTGCGGTGATGTGAAGACGGCGCGCACCATCGTTGAGAACACCTTCAAAAGAGCGGATGAATTGGAGGTGCAGCAAGTCGGGGTTACCGAATGA
- a CDS encoding nitrate reductase has protein sequence MSFYSFVEGPLLWIAILTFIIGSLIQAVLFFSLSRKKDKIIYEHFSLKYVLATFFKWLLPINRTVGKNPIFTILGYIFHICLIVVPIWLAGHIMLWEESRFEWYWTPIPDSLADWMTLIFLAIAVFFLLRRLISPDIRLISTFSDYFLLVVTALPYATGYFLTHGTLDHVAFLSGNMQLIHMLSGELMLILIPFTKLSHFILFFFSRASTGIEFGRRGYSV, from the coding sequence ATGTCGTTTTATTCCTTTGTCGAAGGTCCTTTATTATGGATCGCCATTTTGACGTTCATTATCGGCAGTCTGATTCAGGCTGTCTTGTTTTTTTCCCTTTCTCGGAAAAAGGATAAGATCATTTATGAACATTTCAGCCTGAAATACGTGCTTGCGACGTTTTTCAAGTGGCTGCTTCCCATAAATAGAACCGTCGGCAAGAATCCGATTTTTACGATTCTTGGGTACATTTTCCACATATGTCTGATCGTGGTGCCCATCTGGCTGGCGGGTCACATCATGCTTTGGGAGGAGTCCCGATTCGAATGGTATTGGACGCCGATACCCGATTCCCTCGCCGACTGGATGACCCTGATTTTTCTGGCCATCGCCGTTTTCTTCTTGCTGAGACGACTCATTTCCCCCGACATTCGACTGATTTCAACCTTTTCCGATTATTTCCTGCTTGTTGTAACCGCGCTGCCCTATGCTACCGGTTACTTTCTGACGCATGGGACGCTTGATCATGTCGCTTTTCTTTCGGGGAATATGCAATTGATTCATATGCTTTCAGGAGAGCTCATGCTGATCCTGATCCCTTTCACTAAGCTGTCTCATTTCATACTCTTTTTCTTTTCCAGGGCGTCTACGGGTATCGAGTTTGGGCGGAGAGGTTATTCTGTCTAG
- a CDS encoding response regulator has translation MARKILLVDDEEGIRKVLSISLEDSGYQVFSAKSGEEALDLFREIKPPIVLTDIKMPGMDGIQLLRRVKEDAPDTEVIMITGHGDMGLAIQSLKFDATDFITKPINDEALEIALKRANERIYLRKQLREYTENLERLVEEKTKQLLEAERLAAVGQTVAGLAHTIKNIASGLTGGGFVLEKGIELNQRQYLINGWQMIRGNVERIKRMALDLLNFAKQREPDYQLCDPNAPLKEVLQLMLPRSQEYGVELQLESDDRLPKAWFDPEAIQACILDLTTNAIDACIDFNCASGTRTVLLRSRQSDGWAVEYRVEDNGCGMDDDTKARVFQNFFSTKGSQGTGLGLMITKKIVDEHGGAITFESEKGKGTKFIIKLPLRAGATEEARKNES, from the coding sequence ATGGCTCGAAAAATTCTATTGGTGGACGACGAAGAGGGGATTCGAAAGGTCCTGAGCATTTCCCTCGAGGACAGCGGGTACCAGGTATTTTCGGCCAAGAGCGGCGAGGAGGCTCTCGATCTTTTCAGGGAGATCAAGCCTCCTATTGTACTCACAGACATCAAGATGCCGGGTATGGATGGCATCCAGCTGCTCCGTAGAGTCAAAGAGGACGCTCCCGATACGGAAGTGATCATGATCACGGGACACGGCGACATGGGCTTGGCCATTCAGAGTCTGAAGTTCGACGCCACCGATTTCATTACGAAACCGATTAATGACGAAGCCCTCGAAATCGCTCTGAAACGAGCCAACGAGAGAATCTATTTAAGGAAACAGCTAAGAGAATATACGGAAAACCTGGAAAGGCTCGTTGAAGAAAAAACAAAGCAGCTTCTGGAAGCGGAAAGACTGGCGGCGGTCGGGCAGACGGTGGCGGGATTGGCGCATACCATCAAGAACATCGCTTCAGGCCTGACAGGCGGCGGTTTTGTGTTGGAAAAGGGGATCGAGCTGAACCAACGGCAGTACCTGATCAACGGCTGGCAAATGATCAGGGGCAACGTGGAACGCATTAAGCGCATGGCGCTCGATCTCTTGAACTTTGCCAAACAAAGAGAACCCGATTACCAGCTGTGCGATCCAAACGCACCGCTCAAAGAGGTGCTCCAGCTGATGTTGCCCCGCTCCCAGGAGTATGGAGTCGAGCTGCAACTCGAGTCGGACGATCGGCTACCCAAAGCGTGGTTCGATCCGGAGGCCATACAGGCCTGCATTTTGGACCTGACCACGAACGCTATCGACGCGTGCATAGATTTCAACTGCGCGTCGGGGACCCGCACCGTCCTTCTGCGTTCACGTCAAAGCGACGGCTGGGCTGTGGAATACCGGGTCGAAGACAACGGATGCGGGATGGATGACGACACAAAGGCCAGGGTATTTCAGAATTTCTTCAGCACAAAGGGAAGCCAGGGAACCGGGCTCGGCTTGATGATTACGAAGAAAATCGTGGATGAACATGGAGGCGCCATTACATTTGAATCTGAAAAAGGAAAAGGCACGAAGTTCATCATCAAGCTGCCTTTGAGAGCAGGGGCCACTGAGGAGGCTCGGAAAAACGAAAGTTAA